GCCATCGCGAATATTTTGAGTGGCATTCTTCACACCGACAATGACTGGGACACCCAGGCGCAAACCAATAACAGCAGCGTGACTGGTTAAACTTTCGTCCTCGGTAATGACTCCTGCTGCTTTGCGGATGGCATCGACAAAATCGGCAGTGGTACGGGGTGCGACCAAAATTTCCCCATAACTGAAATTACCGACATCTACGGCATTGTTAGCGACCCGCGCCCGACCGCTGACAGAACCCGATCCGATCGCAGTTCCTTTACCCAGTACGGTAGTGACCACTTCAACTTTAATCAAATCTGTCGAACCGGAAACACCTTGGAGAGTACCCGCAGTCATCACCACCAAATCTCCCTGAGTAAGCAGACCCCTTTCTTGGGCAACGTTGAGGGCTGCTTGGAAGGTTTGACTGGTAGATGCTAACTCCAGCATCAGCAGAGGTTTGACGCCCCACACCAGTTGCAACTGCCGCGCCACGTCAACGTGAGGAGTAACGGCAATAATCGGCGTTCTGGGTCGAAATTTGGACACATTTCGAGCTGTGGCACCAGTTTTCGTCAAGCTCATAATCGCAGCCGCCCCCAGTTGTTCGGAAATTTGGCCGACGGCTTGGCTGATGGCGTTAGGGACTGAGCGACCGTTGCTTGTACCGGAATGAGTCGTTACTTGTTGGGACTGTTCCTGCTCGATTCTAATGGCAATACGAGCCATTGTAGCGACTGCTTCGACTGGGTATTTACCCACTGCCGTTTCGTTGGATAGCATCACTGCATCTGTGCCATCCAAAATAGCATTGGCAACATCGGAAATTTCGGCACGGGTGGGCCGGGGGTTGTTCGCCATGCTATCCAGCATTTGGGTGGCGGTGATGATGGGAATTCCCAACTCGTTGGCTAAGGTAATCAGTCGCTTTTGCAGGATGGGTACGTCTTCAGCGGGTAGTTCTACGCCTAAATCTCCCCTGGCAATCATGACGCCATCGCACAAGGGGAGAATTTCTGCCATTTGTTCGATCGCTTCGTGCTTTTCGATTTTGGCAATCACCGGTACGCGCTTACCGGCTGTGGAGATCAATTCTTTAATCTCCAATACGTCTTGGGGATTGCGGACAAAGCTCAGCGCTACCCAGTCTACACCTTGGTCGAGACCGAACATCAGGTCTTTGCGGTCTTTGTCGGTCAGGGCTTTGATGGAGAGGTAAACTCCTGGGAAATTGACGCCTTTGCTGTTGGAAAGCACACCGCCGACAACAACGCGACAGTGCAATTCTTCCGAACTGCGGTCTACTTTTTCCACTACCATTTCCACGCGACCGTCGTCTAACAGAATGGTCGCTCCTTCTGGAACTTCGGCGGCTAAGTTATCGTAGGTAACGGAACTGATTTCCTGAGTACCTGCGATCGGGCGGTTGGTCAAAGTGAAGCGATCGCCTTTTTTGAGTGCGATCGAACCATTTTCAAATTGCCCCAATCTTATTTTCGGCCCTTGTAGGTCTTGCAATATCCCCACCGGCTGATTCAGCTCGAAGGAAGTCTGCCGGATGAGACGAATATTGCGCTGGTGTTCTTCGTGCGTTCCGTGTGAAAAGTTGAGCCGCAGTGTAGTTGCACCAG
This region of Aerosakkonema funiforme FACHB-1375 genomic DNA includes:
- the pyk gene encoding pyruvate kinase — its product is MQLRNTLRRTKIVATIGPACRSPEVLKAIIEAGATTLRLNFSHGTHEEHQRNIRLIRQTSFELNQPVGILQDLQGPKIRLGQFENGSIALKKGDRFTLTNRPIAGTQEISSVTYDNLAAEVPEGATILLDDGRVEMVVEKVDRSSEELHCRVVVGGVLSNSKGVNFPGVYLSIKALTDKDRKDLMFGLDQGVDWVALSFVRNPQDVLEIKELISTAGKRVPVIAKIEKHEAIEQMAEILPLCDGVMIARGDLGVELPAEDVPILQKRLITLANELGIPIITATQMLDSMANNPRPTRAEISDVANAILDGTDAVMLSNETAVGKYPVEAVATMARIAIRIEQEQSQQVTTHSGTSNGRSVPNAISQAVGQISEQLGAAAIMSLTKTGATARNVSKFRPRTPIIAVTPHVDVARQLQLVWGVKPLLMLELASTSQTFQAALNVAQERGLLTQGDLVVMTAGTLQGVSGSTDLIKVEVVTTVLGKGTAIGSGSVSGRARVANNAVDVGNFSYGEILVAPRTTADFVDAIRKAAGVITEDESLTSHAAVIGLRLGVPVIVGVKNATQNIRDGAILTLDMQRGLVYSGAAVVAQTDTAVVM